One genomic segment of Hordeum vulgare subsp. vulgare chromosome 2H, MorexV3_pseudomolecules_assembly, whole genome shotgun sequence includes these proteins:
- the LOC123425246 gene encoding calmodulin-binding transcription activator 2-like isoform X2: protein MQQPVDGAMMDNRLGTPAPSTSVNNLGYQDEKQARTANISNNFVTHHGIASVFNDVGAGLRSGSKTALDSVHFGEPFPEYPTGFTEPTLYSSVTTMGSGNLDDNSRLETLMTEALYTNNLTQKETDALSAAGMTSSQVHNDSYTDGSMGYPLLKQSSLDLFKIEPNGLKKFDSFSKWMSDELAADLDIKSSSDAFWSSTETVNVADGSSMSIPINEQLDAYVVSPSLSQDQLFSIIDVSPSWAYTGSQYKVLITGTFLTNKEHVENCNWSCMFGDVEVPVEVLADGSLRCYTPVHQSGRVPFYVTCSNRVACSEVREFEFRDSETQYMEAADPHITGINEMHLHIRLEKLLSLGPDDYENYVLSVGNEKSELISTIGSLMLDDKFTNPSAPADEKEFSATQDKNLEKLVKDKLYYWLIHKIHDDGKGPCVLGKEGQGVIHLVAALGYDWAIRPIIAAGVHVNFRDVRGWTALHWAASCGRERTVGALITNGAAAGALTDPTPQFSSGRTPADLASDNGHKGIAGFLAESALTSHLSALTLKEAKGCNVEEICGSAEADGFAEPSSAQLYRQDSQAESLKDSLSAVRKSTLAASKIFQAFRVESFHRKKVVEYGDDDCGLSDERTLSLVSLKNTKSGQNDMPHSAAVRIQNKFRGWKGRKEFMIIRQKIIKIQAHVRGHQVRRNYRKVIWSVGIVEKVILRWRRKGRGLRGFQPDKQLEGPSSQIQPAEGGTAEGEDEYDFLKDGRKQAEGRLQRSLARVKSMTQYPEAREQYSRLQACVTELQESKAIQDKMLSDAAGVDGGDFMVDLEDLCADELLDTPMSTIL, encoded by the exons GGAGTGGTTCCAAAACTGCACTTGATTCAGTGCACTTTGGTGAGCCCTTTCCAGAATATCCAACTGGATTCACAGAGCCGACACTCTATTCTTCTGTTACCACCATGGGCTCTGGCAATCTGGATGATAACTCTCGCTTAGAAACATTGATGACTGAGGCACTGTACACCAACAATCTTACTCAAAAGGAAACGGATGCGCTCAGTGCTGCAGGCATGACATCCTCGCAG GTGCATAATGATAGCTATACAGATGGAAGCATGGGATATCCGCTATTAAAGCAGTCATCATTGGACCTCTTTAAGATTGAGCCCAATGGGTTGAAGAAATTTGACAGCTTCTCAAAATGGATGAGTGATGAACTTGCAGCTGATCTGGATATCAAATCCAGTTCTGATGCTTTCTGGAGCAGTACTGAAACTGTAAATGTTGCTGATGGCTCTAGTATGAGTATACCTATCAACGAGCAGCTAGATGCATATGTGGTCAGCCCCTCGCTTTCCCAAGACCAGCTCTTCAGCATTATTGACGTTTCTCCAAGCTGGGCGTACACTGGCTCTCAATATAAG GTCCTAATTACTGGTACATTCTTGACAAATAAAGAACATGTCGAAAATTGCAACTGGTCATGTATGTTCGGGGATGTTGAAGTGCCGGTTGAGGTTTTAGCAGATGGCTCCCTGCGCTGCTATACACCAGTACATCAATCTGGACGAGTTCCATTTTATGTGACATGCTCTAATAGGGTAGCTTGTAGTGAAGTAAGAGAATTCGAGTTTCGTGATTCCGAGACCCAGTATATGGAGGCGGCAGATCCCCATATTACTGGTATCAATGAAATGCATTTACATATCCGTCTTGAGAAGTTGCTTTCCCTGGGACCAGATGACTATGAGAACTATGTTTTGAGTGTTGGAAATGAGAAGTCTGAGTTAATCAGCACTATTGGTTCCCTAATGCTTGATGATAAATTTACAAACCCATCAGCACCAGCGGACGAAAAAGAATTTTCTGCTACACAGGACAAGAATCTTGAGAAATTGGTCAAAGATAAGTTGTATTATTGGCTTATCCATAAGATACATGATGATGGGAAAGGTCCCTGTGTGTTAGGCAAGGAAGGGCAAGGCGTGATCCATTTAGTAGCTGCACTTGGCTATGATTGGGCTATAAGACCAATTATTGCTGCAGGCGTACATGTGAACTTCAGGGATGTGCGTGGATGGACTGCGCTTCACTGGGCTGCGTCATGTGGAAG AGAGCGGACAGTTGGTGCCCTGATAACAAATGGAGCTGCAGCTGGTGCACTAACAGACCCAACTCCTCAGTTCTCATCTGGAAGAACACCTGCTGATTTAGCATCAGACAATGGACACAAAGGCATTGCGGGTTTTCTTGCTGAGTCTGCCTTGACAAGTCATCTTTCAGCACTTACATTGAAAGAAGCAAAGGGTTGCAATgtggaagaaatatgtggatccgCTGAAGCCGATGGCTTTGCAGAACCAAGTTCTGCTCAGCTTTATCGTCAAGATTCTCAGGCAGAGTCATTAAAAGATTCACTTAGTGCTGTTCGTAAATCAACTCTAGCTGCATCCAAAATATTTCAAGCTTTTAGGGTGGAGTCATTCCACAGAAAGAAGGTGGTTGAATATGGAGATGATGATTGCGGATTATCTGATGAGCGCACTCTTTCACTTGTTTCTCTTAAAAAtaccaaatctggacagaatgatATGCCGCATTCTGCTGCAGTTCGTATCCAAAACAAGTTTAGAGGATGGAAAGGAAGAAAGGAGTTTATGATTATTCGACAGAAAATCATCAAGATACAG GCTCATGTAAGAGGACATCAAGTAAGGAGAAACTATAGAAAGGTAATCTGGTCAGTGGGCATCGTGGAGAAAGTTATACTGAGGTGGAGGAGAAAGGGAAGGGGCTTGCGTGGTTTCCAACCTGACAAACAACTTGAAGGGCCGTCCTCGCAGATCCAACCTGCAGAAGGTGGAACTGCAGAAGGTGAAGATGAATATGATTTCTTGAAGGACGGTAGGAAGCAGGCTGAAGGCAGACTACAGAGGTCATTAGCTCGTGTGAAATCAATGACTCAATACCCAGAAGCAAGAGAACAATACAGTAGGCTGCAAGCCTGTGTTACAGAACTACAAGAGTCCAAG GCGATACAGGATAAGATGCTAAGCGACGCAGCTGGGGTCGATGGAGGTGATTTCATGGTTGATTTGGAGGATTTGTGCGCAGATGAGCTTTTAGACACACCGATGTCCACTATTTTGTGA
- the LOC123425247 gene encoding multifunctional methyltransferase subunit TRM112 homolog A-like, whose translation MRLLTHNFLASNVKGVSTGYPLALEVAKTSIKEVELNVDFLRGILPKIDWRALFAATSAAGFPELLAAEQPPEAELFAEGAADVEGSAIRRLHHALLEIHVEEGTLVCPDSGRSFPILKGVPNMLLHEDEVRH comes from the coding sequence ATGAGGCTCCTCACGCACAACTTCCTGGCGTCGAACGTGAAGGGCGTGAGCACGGGCTACCCGCTCGCGCTGGAGGTCGCCAAGACGTCCATCAAGGAGGTGGAGCTCAACGTCgacttcctccgcgggatccttCCCAAGATCGACTGGCGGGCGCTCTTCGCCGCGACCAGCGCCGCTGGGTTCCCGGAGCTGCTCGCGGCGGAGCAGCCGCCCGAGGCAGAGCTCTTCGCCGAGGGCGCCGCGGACGTCGAAGGCAGCGCGATCCGCCGCCTCCACCACGCGCTCCTCGAGATCCACGTCGAAGAGGGCACCCTCGTTTGCCCCGATAGCGGCCGCTCCTTCCCCATCCTGAAGGGCGTCCCCAATATGCTTCTCCACGAGGACGAGGTGCGGCACTGA